The Chloroflexota bacterium DNA segment CTCTGCCGTCCCCGTCATGCTCGTCGTCACAGCGGCGGTCTTCACCCTGCTGTATCTCACCCCCGGCGACCCTGCCGGCGTGATCCTCGGCCCAGACGCCACGCCCGAGCGCATCGCTGAGCTACGCGGCCGGCTCGGCCTGGACGATCCGTTCTACGTCCAGATGCTGCGCTGGTACGGCAAGCTCTTCCAGGGTGATCTCGGGAACTCCCTGTTCCTGAATCAGCCCGTGGCCCGCGCCATCATGGACCGCGCCGAGCCAACCCTGTTGCTGACGACGCTGGCCCTGTTGGTGGCCCTGCTCATCGGCCTGCCAACGGGGATCATCGCCGCGCTCGGCCGGGGCCGCGCCGTCGATACCCTCGTGATGCTCGTCGCCATCGTCGGCGTCTCCATGCCGACCTTCTGGCTCGGCCTCAACCTGATCTACGTCTTCGCTGTCTCGCTGCGCTGGCTGCCGCTGGCGGGCTACCAGGGGCTGGATCAGGGTCCGCAGGAGACGATCCGCTACCTGATCATGCCGGCCGTCACGCTGGGGCTGGCCCAGGGGGCGCTGCTCGCCCGCATGACCCGTTCGATGATGCTGGAGACCCTCGGCGAGGATTACGTGCGGACCGCCCGCGCCAAGGGCCTCAACAAGCCGGCCGTCGTCATCAAGCACGCCCTCCGCAACGCCATGATCCCCCTCGTCACCGTCATCGGCCTGAGCTTCGCCGTCCTGATGGGCGGCGCCGTCATCACCGAGCAGGTCTTCAACATCCCGGGCGTCGGGCGGCTGCTGATCCAGGCCATTGGCCGACGGGACTATCCGCTCGTGCAGGGGATCGTGCTGATCATCGCGCTCATGTACGTCATGATCAACCTGCTGGTCGACATCCTCTACGGCGTGCTCGATCCGCGCCTGCGGCAGACCAGGGCGTGAGGCGGATCGTGATGGATGCAACGCAGACAGAGAGCAGGGCGTAACCGATGGCGCAAGCACAGACATCATCCCAGGCTGGCGTGGCAACGGAGCCGCCTTCGCCCACGGAGACGCCCGTCACCACCGCCGGGCGGGTTCGCCGCAAGCAGACCTTCCTCACCCGGTTCCTGCGCCATCGGAGCGGGGTGATCGGCGCCGGCATCCTGATCGTCGTGGCGGTCGTGGCCGTCCTCGCGCAGTTCGGCCTGCTCATGAACCACGATCCGACGCTCGCCACGCCGCAGGCCCGCTTCCAGGCCCCGATGGCCCAGGCAGCAGCGCCGGCCACTGGCGCCTACATCCTCGGCACCGACAACCTCGGACGGGACATCTACAGCCGCGTCATCAAAGGCAGCCAGGTCTCGCTGCTGGTGGGTCTCGGCGTCTCCCTGGCCACCGTCCTGGCCGGCACGTTCATCGGCTTGCTGGCTGGCTTCTTCAAGAAGCTTGACAGCCCGCTGATGCGCCTGATGGACAGCATGATGGCGTTTCCGGGCGTCATCCTGGCCCTGGCCATCATGTCCGTGCGCGGCCCGAGCGTCGGCAACGTGATCCTGGCGCTCAGCATCGTCTACACGCCGCGCTTCGCCCGCGTGGTGCGGAGCGTCGTGCTGACGATCCGCGAGCTGCAGTACATCGAGGCGGCGCACGCCCTCGGGATCGGCAATGCCCGCATCATGCTGCGGCACATCCTCCCGAACTGCCTCTCGCCGATGATCGTGCAGTCCACCTTCGTCTTCGCAGACGCCGTGCTCGGCGAAGCGGGCCTCAGCTTCCTGGGCGTCGGCACCCCGCCGGACATCCCGTCCTGGGGCCAGATGCTTGGCGACGCCCGCAACTTCCTGGCTCAGGCCCCCTGGACGATGGTCGCGCCGGGCGCGGCGCTGATGGTGACCGTCTTCGGCCTGAACACCCTCGGCGACGGCATCCGCGACATCCTGGACCCGCGCCTGCGCCGCGAAACGTAGTCTGGATCGTGAGCCGTGGGTCGTGGAGTTTTGCCCCCGCGACCCACGATCTACGACCCAGGCCCCCCGTTCCAGCTCCAGCCCACCAGCCGCGTCGGGGCGATTCGCAGCAGCGGCAGCTCTTCCAGCGCCATAGCCCGGTACTGCCGGTAGCGCACCCGCAGCGCCGCCAGTGCGCGCGTGCGCTCGTCGGCATCCTCCACCAGGCCCGCCACGCCCCGCACCTGGAGCCAGGCTAACCGCGTCCAGTCCTCATCCTCGTAGTGATCGACGACCAGGCAGACGCGCGGGTTGGCGAGGATGTTCCGGACGCGCCGCAGGTCGCGAGGATCGCCCGACTTCGGCTTCTCGTCAATCGGCGTGTAGATGACGCCGTCCAGCAGGGCGTAGCAGATCGGCACCGCGTGCGGCTGGCCGTTCGGATCGACGGTCGCGAACCGGCCGGCGCGCTGCCGTTCGAGAAACGCCGCCTGCGCCTCGGAGATCATGTCTTCACGTCCCCCTCGTGCGTGACTCGTGTCCACCACGGTCAGTTGATGATGCACAGAGCACCCTCGTGGTCAGAGGCGCAACCGTCACAGAAGACGTGACGTCAGCGCTGCCACACGCCCCACACGGTGCGGACCGCCTCCTATCGTAGTGTGCGGCGCTTCGTCATGGCTTCCGCATGACAGGTGACCATTGCCCTGCCCCGCGACGGAGCGCATAGTTCTTGCAGAAGGCCTGAACGCCACCCGCCGTCCGCATACCCGCGGCGACGATGGCTGCACGATCGGGAGACCGGATCGGAGGCAGGAACCATGCAACGCACCCACGGCAAGAGCATCGTCGTCGGCGTGTTTGACGACCGTGTCGATGCCGAGCACGCCCTGATGGCGCTCCGAGAGGAAGGCCTCTCGCCAACCCAGATCGACGTCGCCGTACTCGAAACGCCCGAGTCGACAGCCGTCACGCGCGCCCCGACTGAGCGGCGCGCCACCCGCGTCGACGAGACCTCCGGCATCCTCGCCGGCGGCCTGCTCGGGGGGGTCGCCGGCTGGCTCCTGGCCGCCTCAACCGTCGCCGTGCCCGGCCTGGGGGCGCTGGTCGCGGCCGGGGCACTCGTCGGGGCGCTTGGCGGGGCCGGCATCGGCGCAGCGACCGGCGGTCTGATCGGCTACCTGATCGATCACGGACTGCACCACGCCGAGGCCAGCTACTATCACGAGCGCGTCAGTCACGGCGCAGCCGTCGTCATCGTCCGCGACGCCACCGGCCGCGAGTCAGAGGTCCGCGAGCTGCTCCAGCGCCACCACGGTCACGACTACCACACCCGTCCCGGCCGCTGAGCCCCGCACACTCCATCCCGCAGCCCGCGCGGCAGACGCTTCGACGGTCGCTCGCGTACCCCGCGAGCGACCGTTTCCGCTGCCACCCCGGCGTCCCACCACGCCATAATCCGCCGGCTGTTACGCTGCGCTCGGAGGATGGATGGTCGTGCGAATCCGCGCCCTGACAACGGCCGACATCCCGGCCGGCCAGCGACTCCGCGCGCAGGCTGGCTGGAACCAGACCGCTGCCGACTGGCAGCGGCTCCTGGCCTGGGAGCCAGAAGGCTGCTGGGTCGCGGAGCGTGACGGGCAGGTGCTCGGCACCACGAGCGTCACCACCTACGGACAGCGCATCGCCTGGGTCGGCATGGTCCTGGTGGACGAGGCCCACCGTGGACAGGGCATCGGCAAGGCGCTGCTCACGCACGCCCTGGCCTACCTGGATCGCCTCGGCGTCGAAACCGTCGCGCTGGACTCCACGCCGGCCGGCCAGCCGCTCTACCAACGCCTCGGTTTCGCCGAGCAGTTCGAGCTGGCACGCTGGCGCGGCCCGTTCCCGACGCTCGCCGGAGCGGCAAGCCTTGACGCTGCACACGGCACAGCCGACCCCGAGGTCATCCGCTCACGGAGCGCCGTTGTTCGCCCGCTCCAGGTGGCTGATCTCCCAGTGCTCGCAGCCTACGACGCAGGCCGGTTCGGCGTGGACCGCGCGCACGTGCTCGGCGCGCTCGTGGGCGGCCACCCGGCAACCTGCTTCGTGGCCGAGCTTGAAGAAGCCATCCAGGGCTACGCCCTGAGCCGCCCCGGCGCTCGCGCGTGGCACCTCGGGCCGCTCGCCGCCGACGCCCCTGAGACCGCCGAAGCGTTGATCCGCGCGTCGCTTGCCGCCGCCACGCCCCCCGCCGAGCTCGTCATGGACGCCATCACACCCAACGCCGCTGCCGTCCAGCTATCCGAGCGTCTCGATCTCACGCTGGTGCGGCCGTTCATCAGGATGACACGCGGCGCGCCGCCCCCGGCCATCGATCTCGCGCGCGTCTACACGTCAGCCGGCCCGGAGCTGGGATAGACACGCCGATCAGCGTAGTATTCCACCACGCGAAAGGCGATGTCCTCTCTGTCATCCCGAGCGGAGCGAGCGTGCGAGCGCAGTCGAGGGATCTTTTCTTGTACACCCCTGCGACGAAGATCCTCCGCTTCGCTCGTTCCTCGCGTAGCTTGACCTGCGCTTGCCGAATGGGGTCGGGATGACAAACCCCTCACATCCAGCCTGGCGAAGTAGGAGATCTGAAACAGGAAAAAGCCCGAGCAGCCTGCCCGCACGACGTCCGCGATGCCTGGGTAGCACGCTCGATGACCAGGGGTAGGCCGGTCGACCGACACGCGCTACGAGGACCGTCGGAAGGTCATTCGGGTCTCAACTGCTCGGGCCACCAGAAGCCTACCACCGCCCGGCCGACCGTGCGCGCCCGCGACATCTCGGGCGCATCACGATCAACCGCCCCGCTCCCGCTCCTATTTCACGACCCGCTCGTCGCGCTCCGTCCGGACCCGCTCCACGAACGCTGCCCGCTCCATCGCGCCGAGATCGCCAGCGCCGCGCTCCCGCACCGAGACCGTCCCACCCTGCACGTCACGGTCGCCCATGACCAGAATGTACGGCACGCGCTGCTGCTCGGCCTGCCGAATCTTGTTCTGCATCCGCTCGCGGCGCGTGTCCACCTCGGCCCGCATGCCGATCTTCATCAGCTCACCCTTGACCTGCTCCGCGTACTCGATGTGCCGATCCGCAATCGGGATCGCCAGCACCTGAACCGGCGCCAGCCAGAGCGGGAACGACCCGCCGTACTTTTCGATCAGGTACGCGATCATCCGCACCAGCGTGCCGATGACCCCCCGGTGCACCATCACCGGGCGGTGGAACTGGCCGTCCTCGCCCACGTACTCCAGTTGGAACTGGTTCGGCAGGTGGAAGTCGACCTGGATGGTGGAGATCGTCTCACTGTGGCCCAGCGGGTCGCGCAGCTGAATGTCGATCTTCGGCCCGTAGAACGCGGCCTCGCCCGGCGCCTCGACGTACTCCAGTCCCAGGCTCTCCATCGCATCCTTGAGGTACCGCTCGCCGCGCGCCCACATCTCCGGGTTGTCGACGTACTTCTCCTTGTCGTTCGGATCCCACAGCGAGAGCCGGTACCAGTGGTCCTTGATGCCCAGCACGTCGTAGATGTGCTCGATGAGCTGAACCACCCCGACGATCTCGTTCTGGATCTGCTCGGGCGTGCAGAAGATGTGGGCGTCGTTCAGATCCATCCGGCGGACCCGGCTCAGGCCGCTCAGCTCGCCAGACTTCTCGTACCGCCACATCGTCCCGAACTCGGCCAGCCGGAGCGGCAGCTCGCGGTAGCTGCGCTGCTCGTGCTTGTAGATCTGGATGTGGTGCGGACAGTTCATCGGCCGGAGGACCATCTCCTCCTCGCCGTACTCCATCACCGGGAACATCGAGTCCTTGTAGTGCGCCCAGTGGCCCGAGGTCTTGTACATATCGACCTTCGCCACGTCGGGCGTCACCACGTGCTGGTAGCCGCGCTGCAGCTCCAGATCGGTGACGTACCGTTCAAGCTCCCGGCGGATCGTCGCGCCCTTCGGCAGCCAGAGCGGCAGGCCCGGCCCGACGAGGTCGGAGAAGGTGAACAGCCCCAGCTCCCGCCCCAGCCGCCGGTGGTCGCGGCGGCGGGCCTCCTCCAGCCGGTTCAGGTAGTCGTCCAGATCCTGGGCCGACTCCCACGAGGTGCCGTAGATGCGCTGGAGCATCGGCCGCTTCTCGTCGCCGCGCCAGTACGCGCCCGCCACCGAGAGCAGCTTGAACGCCTTGATGTGGCTGGTGCTCGGGACGTGCGGGCCACGGCAGAGGTCGGTCCAGTCCGAACCCGTGTCGTAGAACGAGGTGACCTCGCCCGCTGGCAGCCCTTCGAGGATCTCGATCTTGTACTTCTCGCCGCGCACCTGGTTCTCGGCCAGCGCCGCCTCACGTGAGACCTCGCGGCGGACGAACGGCTCGTCGGCGGCGATGATCTTCCCCATCTCCGCCTCGATGGCCGCGAAATCCTCCGTCGAAAGCTGCTTCGCCGGCACGTCGATGTCGTAGTAGAAGCCGTCCTCGATCGGCGGCCCAATCGCGAGCATCGCGCCAGGGTACAGACGTTGTACAGCCTTGGCCATGACGTGCGCGGTGCTGTGCCGCAAAATGTCGAGTGGAGACTGCGGCTTGCTCTGGCCCTCGTCAGACATGGGATACCCCTCTCCGGGAACGAATAACGGCCCTGCCGTCCTCGGGACGAGCGGGCCGTTCGTGGTTCCACCCGGGGTTCCCCTGCCGCGTGGCGCGCGCTCCGCACGACGCCAGCAGGGCTTCTTAGGCCGGTAACGGGGCCACCGTGCCAGCGTACTGACAGGCCGTGCACACCAGGGATGCGCGGACTGCGTTCCGTGGCCAGCTCGCGGGTGGTGTTCGCCGGGCCTCACGCGCGAGGGCTTCCAGCCGGTGACCCTCGCTCTCTGGGGGTGAGATGCCCCGGGTACTCGTCCCGGTCATCGCCATCGTATGGGTGCTGTCAGCGAGCCGCGCTGGCAACGCAACGCGACGTGTTCCTCAATGATAGGGAGAGCCTGGCCCCCCGTCAACAGCCCCCCCTGATCTCGCGCTCACCAGCGATCCAGCGCTAGACCCG contains these protein-coding regions:
- a CDS encoding ABC transporter permease; this encodes MFRYVIRRILSAVPVMLVVTAAVFTLLYLTPGDPAGVILGPDATPERIAELRGRLGLDDPFYVQMLRWYGKLFQGDLGNSLFLNQPVARAIMDRAEPTLLLTTLALLVALLIGLPTGIIAALGRGRAVDTLVMLVAIVGVSMPTFWLGLNLIYVFAVSLRWLPLAGYQGLDQGPQETIRYLIMPAVTLGLAQGALLARMTRSMMLETLGEDYVRTARAKGLNKPAVVIKHALRNAMIPLVTVIGLSFAVLMGGAVITEQVFNIPGVGRLLIQAIGRRDYPLVQGIVLIIALMYVMINLLVDILYGVLDPRLRQTRA
- a CDS encoding ABC transporter permease produces the protein MAQAQTSSQAGVATEPPSPTETPVTTAGRVRRKQTFLTRFLRHRSGVIGAGILIVVAVVAVLAQFGLLMNHDPTLATPQARFQAPMAQAAAPATGAYILGTDNLGRDIYSRVIKGSQVSLLVGLGVSLATVLAGTFIGLLAGFFKKLDSPLMRLMDSMMAFPGVILALAIMSVRGPSVGNVILALSIVYTPRFARVVRSVVLTIRELQYIEAAHALGIGNARIMLRHILPNCLSPMIVQSTFVFADAVLGEAGLSFLGVGTPPDIPSWGQMLGDARNFLAQAPWTMVAPGAALMVTVFGLNTLGDGIRDILDPRLRRET
- a CDS encoding TIGR03668 family PPOX class F420-dependent oxidoreductase; this translates as MSEAQAAFLERQRAGRFATVDPNGQPHAVPICYALLDGVIYTPIDEKPKSGDPRDLRRVRNILANPRVCLVVDHYEDEDWTRLAWLQVRGVAGLVEDADERTRALAALRVRYRQYRAMALEELPLLRIAPTRLVGWSWNGGPGS
- a CDS encoding GNAT family N-acetyltransferase; the protein is MVVRIRALTTADIPAGQRLRAQAGWNQTAADWQRLLAWEPEGCWVAERDGQVLGTTSVTTYGQRIAWVGMVLVDEAHRGQGIGKALLTHALAYLDRLGVETVALDSTPAGQPLYQRLGFAEQFELARWRGPFPTLAGAASLDAAHGTADPEVIRSRSAVVRPLQVADLPVLAAYDAGRFGVDRAHVLGALVGGHPATCFVAELEEAIQGYALSRPGARAWHLGPLAADAPETAEALIRASLAAATPPAELVMDAITPNAAAVQLSERLDLTLVRPFIRMTRGAPPPAIDLARVYTSAGPELG
- a CDS encoding threonine--tRNA ligase; the protein is MSDEGQSKPQSPLDILRHSTAHVMAKAVQRLYPGAMLAIGPPIEDGFYYDIDVPAKQLSTEDFAAIEAEMGKIIAADEPFVRREVSREAALAENQVRGEKYKIEILEGLPAGEVTSFYDTGSDWTDLCRGPHVPSTSHIKAFKLLSVAGAYWRGDEKRPMLQRIYGTSWESAQDLDDYLNRLEEARRRDHRRLGRELGLFTFSDLVGPGLPLWLPKGATIRRELERYVTDLELQRGYQHVVTPDVAKVDMYKTSGHWAHYKDSMFPVMEYGEEEMVLRPMNCPHHIQIYKHEQRSYRELPLRLAEFGTMWRYEKSGELSGLSRVRRMDLNDAHIFCTPEQIQNEIVGVVQLIEHIYDVLGIKDHWYRLSLWDPNDKEKYVDNPEMWARGERYLKDAMESLGLEYVEAPGEAAFYGPKIDIQLRDPLGHSETISTIQVDFHLPNQFQLEYVGEDGQFHRPVMVHRGVIGTLVRMIAYLIEKYGGSFPLWLAPVQVLAIPIADRHIEYAEQVKGELMKIGMRAEVDTRRERMQNKIRQAEQQRVPYILVMGDRDVQGGTVSVRERGAGDLGAMERAAFVERVRTERDERVVK